In the Plasmodium gaboni strain SY75 chromosome 13, whole genome shotgun sequence genome, tgaaaaaagaagaagaatcctttttatatgatattgattttttgattaaaaattcttctttttcaaTTAAGAATAAGAAAAATTGTGAAATATTGAAATATGAAGCATGTGGTATATCTTATAAGAActatttacaaaaaaaaaggaaaattattaaaatggAAATAGAACAATTATGGATTTGTGATCCTAGTAATAAGCAAcctatattttttacattaaCCAAGGATATAAATTCAAAggatatatttttatttagaTCTTTATCTACCTATTTGGAAGAGAAAAGTCATAACCATAATAGTATTgaacaaaaagaaaatgatatgGAAAGTgaaaatcatataaatgttGGTATAGACGATGTATTAGAAGAAGATCATTTTATGATGGGCAccaacaacaataatattaataataatagtattAATATTAGGAAGAACAGTTTTAATATAGGTTCGAATGCTTTTGGTAGTTTAGAAAGGTTCGAATCTGCTAAAGTGATTGATGATAACGTATATATAAGTGGAGAAAATAAAAGTTCAATCAAGAATGGATTGATTGATAATTCTATTATGAATAATGtagaattaataaataatagaGGAGAAGGtggaaaatatatgaacaCTAATAGATTTTCCATGAGTGGTATAAATCAgtttaataaatatgttgGTATGAGTATGGatagaaaaaatgaagagAGAAAATTGAATgtaaaaaaagaaaatgatgaagataAAAATGTTGAGGAAGAAGATGATGATTTTATGGATGCTATTGAAGAAAAACAATTATCTATAAGTCTTCAAATTTTGCAAGAACATaatgaaaagaatattGAAGAAACtcatattaattttattattagtGATATTGAATTACATTGGAAATATAAGACAATAAAACAGATTTTTAAAACAATGAAAGAATATAAGAAAACATTACAATATGGTATAGAAAAAGATAtgacatatataaaaaataaattaaaaaatgaaaaggatttaaaaaattataaaatgttcATATCTGAAAATGCTTTAAGAAGTGTACAAGAAACTTTGAAAAATGTTAAGGATTCCTTAAACATTTTAGATATAGAATCTGCAAAGGATAAGGATgacataataaataatctACAAGTGAATGAAATGGACAACGATCACATTAAAATTGGTGCAGAAGGTATACATGTTATGAATCCTTATTATGCGAAAGAggaaaatttaaatatgataaCTGATAATAAGTGGAATTTTAATCtaagaaatgaaaaaaataatgaagaaataaatatgaataatgataacactataaatgataataatgatattaataataaagatgatattgaaaataacgattatataaatgaagatattattaataataatagttaTAACATTTTGAATGATAATATTCTTAGTAAAGGACTTGATGATACATTGCCCAAATTATACGGTCAACAAAATTCATATccaaaatattttttcaacTGCTTTATAAAAAGTGCTTCGTTAGCCTTCTggaaaaagaagaaaattttttctAAGATTCAAGTgagtaatatattttatgaaaataaaatatataacaattttGACCAGAAGATGTTTTTGAATATAGAAAAGGGTATAATGTCAATGAATAATAAGAACATTATatctaataatattaacGATTATAAATACGACTTGTTTATTTCTAAGGATAAGAAAAGGTTTGGTTCGAGTGATATGGAGAATGAGgatagaaatatattattaaatggattaaaaaatgtaaagAAAGAAGGGAACTTAAATGATATGCAAAATGATGATGagcaaaaaaaagaagaatataCAGGAGATGATACCTTTTCGGAAAGACGAAATAGTCgagatatattaaataatataaatgtgGATAACTTATCTTTagaaataaagaaaaaaaagaaaacgATGCATAAAGAATCGAAAGAAGATTTGTTTATTggtaaaataaaagtatataatgataagaggaattataatatatgtttattatgTGAAATTTCAAgaatgtattatattttttacttgAAAGATTTAAGATTATTTTTGGAATATTTAGATGATGGTATAttaaatgtttttattagtaaatcatataaaaaggTAGTTCAGGCTGCTCAAAccaaatattttttattcaatTTTACTTTTATGGATCCCATAGTTATCATACCtgaagataaaaatatgatatataattataagGGCGAGGTGAAAAACGTATCAAGATATTTTAAGAATGAAACCAGTAATAATAACACAAAGGAAAATGAGGACATAAATGATATTGTAAAAGGAGGAGCAAAGGAATGTATACTCTCGAATGAAAAAAGAGATACAAAAATTGAGCAGAATAACAATTACAATAAtgtgaataataaaaatatacataacACGAATTTTGATTCTGATATTAAATCAAGTTATGATAAAAATTCCATTGGTActaatacatataatagtaataatataccATACATTGAATCTTATTTACAATTCCACTTAAGCAAATTAAAACTTAAAAATTCCTACACCCTAAAATGTACGGAAGAAATAAGAGCAGCACAAAGAAGACaaatgatattaaaaaagaagaaacATAAAGGGAAAattgaaaaagaaaaattagataaaaataaagttAAGAATGaatcatttataaaaactGATATTTTACCTACTGAACAGTTAGGACCAATCGAGAGAAAAAGGAAtagtataaataatgatcAAGTGAAGTTAGATTTTACGTTATACATTGATATATTAGATATAGAAAGTAAAGCATGTGAAAATGGTGGTAGTACTAATATAGAAGGGGAAATATTACATAAGGTAAATTTAGGTTTCTGTTTAATAAATGCTAAGAATggtatatttatttatttaaatggTAATGACTTATGTTTAGATTTAACTGTATTTCAACTAGCCTTTTTAttagatataataaatgaaaacTTTTGTTATAAAGGTTATTTCCCAATGTGCTTTATATGTGATAAGGACGTAAGTTTGGACAGTATGATAAATTCGGAGTGGTTTAAAAAAGGAAACATGAATTTTAacaattttaataatagGAAAGAGATGAAAGGAAAATCAAATGACAacaaaaaggaaaataaaatgagcaatatgaataataagATGAAAGATAATTATGAAATTGGAGATGCTGTTGAAAATAATAGTATGTATGATAGCGATCATACTATAGATAAGGAAGAGGATCAGAgtgaaaataaaatggaTAAGTCATTGAcaaaagataaaaaaagtGATTCATTAACAAATGATAAACcaataataaaagattCAAAAGAGAATgcagaaaaaaaaacaggattgaaattatatgtatatataaattttgaaagtttaaaaattaaaacagcatttgataaaaatacaCCTGTAGCCATCATAACATTCCAATATATAAGTATGTCATTTCGTTTAGTTCTATTAGATTTCTATTATGTTTACTTTTTTGATTTACATGGTAATTCATTGTATATTGATGATGCTAGAAAGAATTCTAtcaattattataaaaggGTGGCCTACTGTTGTAttgaaaatgaaaagaaaaagttGAAGAAGGAAAATAGAAACGTACATCAAttgtataaaaatttatataataaagaagGATATAATGATACTATTAATGAGAGTAGTGTATATGAGTATAATAATGTGGAAAGGGATTCTTGTCaaattaataaagaaaataaaatatgtgATAATAAGGAGACATatctttataataataaagaaatacaagatgaatatgaagaagaagtacaaaaaagaaataatagtagtagtaataatatttctgTTTCAACACAATCTTATAGAAaagattataaaaatttattaatatatatgtttgaaaataatgtatttttaaatgaaaagaagaaaaggaaaaaacaaaaaggaataaaaataaaaattaattcTTTCATAGAAGATTTGTTATTAAATATTGAACTTGATGATGCgtatatttgtttttttttccttatttttatagatatatataaatttttatcGACAGGATTTAATTTGAGCACGTTACACTTGTATCCGAAGCCATCACCTTATATTGTATCTTACAAGAATGAGaataagaagaaaaagattAAGGGTCATGAATATGTAGAGAATAATGAAAGTAAAAGTATCcatagaaaaaaaaagatcATGTGTTCAAAGACAGAGGAAGAAAAGCATATAAAGGAACAGATTAGTATGAAATGTACTAGGTCtcaatataaaaatagcacacataataataataataataatattcataataatagtagtaTTAATTGTAAGGAAAATACCAGTATCAGTATCGAAGAGAATGTATTCAAAAGAGAAAGGATTCATTATGATGAAGAAATTATTGAAGAAAATGTCCAACTcataaatgaagaagataATGAAAAACATTGGgtacaaaaaaagaagaaaattatTCGACGTAGTAGTGTTTTAGAAcaatcaaaatatataaaagggaaattaaaagaacagaaaaataaaataataactAATATAAACGAAGTATTAAAATTAGATAATAAACCATTTCATGTAAGTTTTAAAGTGAATAATGGgaattttattatttttacagATGTAGAAAAAGTTTCTCATCCAATAATAATGTGGTCcaataattttgttttttcattttctttatttaataaatgtatcgtatttagaaaaatatatgcGATCGATAGTAAAGTGAAGAGGATTAATTATGTATTATCATCTCATGTACATTATAAGTATAATAGTATTAAGAAGAGGAACAATAAAAGcaataataacaataataatagcGTCAAcaataaagataataatagCATGAAgaataacaataataataacaacagtaaaaataacaataacaaaatatttgaTCCTAAGAATATATCGAATCCACttcataattatcataaaaagaaaatattacTATGTGACAATTTGAATGTTATGGGTGAAGCTGTTTACGAATCAGTTGACACAAGAACTGAGgattataaattaaaaagtaGTGTAGTAAgaaaagataataattcaCCATTTATAACCGTTTTTGAAttagatataaatatcGGTAATTTTGATATACGTTTATCAAATGACGATGttgaaatattattgaaAGCATCATCCACATTATTTGGTGATGTACCTAGTTCATTTACAAATATAGTAGTTGGCCCAGTTATACCACCGTTAACTTTcatacataaaaaaataaagaataaatttatgcaaaataatatttattatataagtACTACTGTCAAGGAGGAGACCGAAATGTTGTGTGAGTCTGATTTGCAAATAACAAgtataaatttattaaagaAGAGGAGgaagaaaattataagaaagaaagaaaagaaGGATGCACGAAATAGAATAGAAATGGAGAGAAATGAAAATCATCAAATAAATGATGAAGttaatatgaatgaaaagaaaagtGTATTAGATTGTCATATTgatgaaaagaaaatagGACAGGATGAATATAACGAGCTTAGTAATAAGGATGAAATATATTCTGATTCGAGTAACATGATGgaatatgtatattataaaaaagtatCTGATGTTTCTTCAAGTACTAATACTTTAAGTTATTCGAATACATCTTTAAGTGAATTACAtggagaaaaaaaaatattatataagaGAGATATGaaatatgatgatatatcagatataaataataacagTAGTAgcaacaacaacaacaataataataataataataataataatcagACACAAAGTTATCgagatataaaaattaatataaagTTACATAATGTAATGTGTACCTTTATAGATGATATAAGAAATTCTATTGTTCCAATTTTAAGAATGATATTTAGTATGAACATAAgtattaatttatatactcatgaatgttcatataatattagtGACTTAAATTCGAAGTtagaatattttaataattgTATAGGTGAATGGGAACCATTTCTTGAGAAATGCAATATTTCATTAgatatacataatattttccCAAACGATGAATATGATGAAGATAAGGAAGGAAACAAATCTCCTATAAGTATCATTAAGATTAATAGTATTAAAGCTTTATGGTTTAATATTACACCTCAGTTAATtaatttgttatttttatttgttccTGTCTTTTCTGAGAAGGTATCTAATGGCTTAAGGAAAAATGGGAAAAAGGATATAGAccattataataataaggataataaatatgtaagtgaatgtataaaaaatgatatattaatgaatgatatgaataataaattaaatgtTAAAGATACATCTATTAATAAGGATTTAGAAACATCTGAACAGTTGAATAGCTTAAATGACTTTTCTAGATGTGATAGTGGATCTGTCGAATTAGAATACAAAAATTTGAGTGTCAAGAGTAAGAGCATATTCGAAGATTGTTCTTCAGTTTTTAATTCCTTTCCATGTGATACAGATGGTAAGGAAGCAAATGATTTTCATTTAGatgaatttttaaaaaaggaaGAGAATCGAAATACATACTATAATAGGAAAGATAACTCTGTGATATATTACGTTAATTTGACTAGCGAATACTTTTATGCCTTTTTAATGCCTGAAAGTAAGATTGAAGAaattatgaagaaaaaaaaatctgCCGATACAAAAAATGTATACAAAAGTGTCAATGAGGGGGATAGCACAAATATGACGATAAAATCTTATAAATGGgatgagaaaaaaaaaaaggtaGAAAAGGGATACATTCAAAGGGAGAATGTTACCAAAGGTAATGGAATCAAAGAAAATGTCGTTAAAGTTAATTCcataaaagaaaatgatataaaacaaaatgacATAAAAGAAAATCTAAAGAAGGAACATTCTTTAATTTGTTCGGATGATAATAGTATCCATAGCGAAGCAAATGAAGATTATATATCTGAAGAAGATCTTTTCAAAATGATACCTGATTTATATGCTAAAATTATAACGACAAATGAATTAATATCATTAGACAGACTGTTAATCAACgaaatagaaaataattcgttaatagaaaaaaaatgtttatatttatatttgataCCCATTCCACCAACAAATGTTGTTAATATAGTTCATGATATGTTTTCgaatattaataaaagagACATTGTTTTAGATCTCATGATTACAAAAAATCCAAAGAAAACTATtgaaaatttattaaattacAATCAACATAAGGAAGACATACGTATTAGAAGAAATAGTATAAATAGCAATTGGACGGAACATATGATGTATGATgacaataataaaaagaaacatATAGAATTgtatttgaaaaaaatgaaaatgaaagGGGAAGAAGATGGTGGTAGTAAGGTAGAAACGGAAAATACACATTTATTGGAGGATCACAAAATGTATTTGTTAAACAAAGAAATGTGGaatgattataaaaatgttaagGGTATTATAAAAGGAGAGGACAAATATACAAATAGTACTATTAGTAAAACTGACCATACCTCAAAGAATAACAATATGGACAATAACATAAAAGGTAATGATACTATTAATAGTAATCACAGTGATAAAGAATATGGGAAGAGACAAGACATGAGCCAAAATAATCTAAATGGTAATATCTTAAATGTTATGGTAGAAGGGAATGATGAGTTGTTGGATAAAGAGAAAAAGGTTAATAAATCATTGAGTTTATATACAAAAGAGTGtgaaaatgatgataataatgagTATGTGaatgatgatgaagaagTATCTTGTGATAGTTCTTCTGATACATGTGAGGATTATGAATCAACTGATGATACCAATTCAATTGATGAAAGGGATAATTTgaattatgaatattattttaaatataataagaaaaagaaaaatgatTCAAATTCTATTTTTTCATCGAATAAATTTGTTGGACCCTTTTTAAGAAACACTGAATGtgttataataaatttgaTTAAGAATAGTTGTACATCATTAACTACATCTTTGAAAAATAGCAATGTCatacatttattaaagCCTGGTGATTTTGTGTTTGATGAGAAATATAAGTATAATTTTTCCAGCAAAAAGACTAATGAAATTATGACAAATAATAGTAACACTGATGGGATTATGACAGATGATAGTATAATTAATGGATccataaataataataataataatatgtgtaacaaaagtatatatgataatacaCTTACAAAACAGATTGTCGATAAATATGTTTCTAAAAATAGTATTagtattaataataataaacataataaatccagtatattaaataaagaaaacATTGACAAGATAAATGAATGGGAAAGAAGAAATGAAGAAATGATTAAACAAACATATATAGCATGTAAATATAGattgaaaaataattatttgcCACAAACATCGTTGGTTGAAAATGTGTGTGAAATTATATCACCTATGCcaaattataaaatattatttatgtcTTCAACAGTTagaattataaataaatgtgGTATTCCCTTAGAATTCTGTTTTTTTGATGGTAGTCGAAATcctatattattaacatcATTAGAGAATAGGACTATACCTATAAATACTTTATATCCTAACCATAGTGATTCATTTAAGAATTATAAAGTATCTAACAGTTTGAATATTAATCcgaatataaaattaagacagaagaataataatttaagTTTCACTGTAATATTAAATCATGAGTATTTATTATCAGCACCCGAGTGTGTTTTTTGTGGGCCCTCTCATGTGTACATGTCTTTTAAACCTATCAATGTGATAACAGCAGAGAATGAATATTATGACATAGTAACGGGTGGTCCCACCACAAATAGTGTgaacaataataataataataataataataatagtattAGTAGTAgtcataattattatggtaataaatcaaatgttaatgatttattaaaaaaggaCAAGCGAGGAAACAATGATTTAATAGATCCTATGTCTattaatatagaaaatgGATGGTCTGATATTTTTAGTTCTGATATATCTCAAGGGACGTATGTgaaaaaatgtaaatacAAAGATATGAATTCCTTCATGTctaatataaataaaagtaatagtagtggaaataattatttttatttcttgGTAAAGATTGAAAATAAGATAAGTGCT is a window encoding:
- a CDS encoding hypothetical protein (conserved Plasmodium protein, unknown function), which gives rise to MFESLVEKLLNKFLAPYVEGIERNLHLGVWSGNIVLENLKLKPQITEILDLSFKIIHGNIGRINIQIPWSSLGKSPVCVLIKNVHIYIKPRCYKKSEEVIIEELRKAKMHRLQLLEEEISLIKLQKNNEKSSEKSTLIFKLLNKIINNIQIDIQDILIHFEDPDKNFSIGFILKSSSVKNCQNNEDISTQANSNAENKTLNHIIEFKGLCIYSNSDIKSRTKKKTRKKNKKRNKDIVEILEDDKDKDNGKDSSNGKNTNEIKYKNNEISLNNEKLHNMNKRETEHMEIFDISSNVKDDNDNNINSNDNNIINSNDNNIINSNDNNINSNDNIINNNDNNLNSNDNNLNSNDKFFDNNDKKLDSNNKNNDTHDYSKFSSNDSGNQDDYLKTTLNRISSFLKEEENIILHNYNFEYLIKPFDLVLPVEQSSNKKELKAKLEISDKWEGITLTKTQITKIIEIMNEANKSRNQTNKLLLKHAWTVRLDIESLRNETKNEFINLYNKVLGEEYNISNTELSAQELNRLQILYDVVGVRHLAKWRLQCRSTLEKFIEEKNLKKKFLYDSIYKQQSWWSWVTGNKKEIENKVQSILKSEQDIINENELFMIQEAMTNDDNYDVVMPSKYDFQFKLANFCINVYDDCKKRITNNKKENNNNNNINNNSNNSNNIYITGVNTNVKDDMDGHHIREDKLNFHNIVNDELSINSSCETLLTSSINLSSNDSKVDKKSVRYERVNILSINFYQIYSSLSLQSVVDHNDHDNFQWKFIIELQNFIAKHKNKVFMEFRNNKNSFPYNMNTSGSLYKNSIFYSLLYSQSVCAYLEINHLVTEKGNTLSTILRLNPLELYLSPLLIKSILSFTFPLLDIINKSHKTVMKKYKSKNVSLSVEKQKQKEEASSATIIKKKESNSGTRKRNNKNKKSHHEIGNIKKETNNEEFLKGEGNDTIKEDDHKNKNNDDNDHNNDNHDECDDNNDDDNNNDDNNNDEEEDDDEDDEDDEEALLQIKKMEQSELLEGLKERGENVYNRAVQHLPELFEFYIHICGPILHFDNLTNGIVELHLGNLVAKTEHPCTYNKFNLIFEFNETQITCLKIGSGYMKKDEKCKKDINFNENKKYIDNKSAKAYKKMDKSNIYLEINEEGLFSNNAIDNTEMDDLKDSYFNSIKEKVLTGEKFYILQPIPVKIYVEYDLKILKTNIILDGIFFQINPDAISIILAVPTSITRYLTGVYSKNKNENEFNKNKKKTSVEKKEGDLMKGDDITRASLSNIDNGAYKRNSITDIIKRNKENYNMVEMNNKGMKKEEESFLYDIDFLIKNSSFSIKNKKNCEILKYEACGISYKNYLQKKRKIIKMEIEQLWICDPSNKQPIFFTLTKDINSKDIFLFRSLSTYLEEKSHNHNSIEQKENDMESENHINVGIDDVLEEDHFMMGTNNNNINNNSINIRKNSFNIGSNAFGSLERFESAKVIDDNVYISGENKSSIKNGLIDNSIMNNVELINNRGEGGKYMNTNRFSMSGINQFNKYVGMSMDRKNEERKLNVKKENDEDKNVEEEDDDFMDAIEEKQLSISLQILQEHNEKNIEETHINFIISDIELHWKYKTIKQIFKTMKEYKKTLQYGIEKDMTYIKNKLKNEKDLKNYKMFISENALRSVQETLKNVKDSLNILDIESAKDKDDIINNLQVNEMDNDHIKIGAEGIHVMNPYYAKEENLNMITDNKWNFNLRNEKNNEEINMNNDNTINDNNDINNKDDIENNDYINEDIINNNSYNILNDNILSKGLDDTLPKLYGQQNSYPKYFFNCFIKSASLAFWKKKKIFSKIQVSNIFYENKIYNNFDQKMFLNIEKGIMSMNNKNIISNNINDYKYDLFISKDKKRFGSSDMENEDRNILLNGLKNVKKEGNLNDMQNDDEQKKEEYTGDDTFSERRNSRDILNNINVDNLSLEIKKKKKTMHKESKEDLFIGKIKVYNDKRNYNICLLCEISRMYYIFYLKDLRLFLEYLDDGILNVFISKSYKKVVQAAQTKYFLFNFTFMDPIVIIPEDKNMIYNYKGEVKNVSRYFKNETSNNNTKENEDINDIVKGGAKECILSNEKRDTKIEQNNNYNNVNNKNIHNTNFDSDIKSSYDKNSIGTNTYNSNNIPYIESYLQFHLSKLKLKNSYTLKCTEEIRAAQRRQMILKKKKHKGKIEKEKLDKNKVKNESFIKTDILPTEQLGPIERKRNSINNDQVKLDFTLYIDILDIESKACENGGSTNIEGEILHKVNLGFCLINAKNGIFIYLNGNDLCLDLTVFQLAFLLDIINENFCYKGYFPMCFICDKDVSLDSMINSEWFKKGNMNFNNFNNRKEMKGKSNDNKKENKMSNMNNKMKDNYEIGDAVENNSMYDSDHTIDKEEDQSENKMDKSLTKDKKSDSLTNDKPIIKDSKENAEKKTGLKLYVYINFESLKIKTAFDKNTPVAIITFQYISMSFRLVLLDFYYVYFFDLHGNSLYIDDARKNSINYYKRVAYCCIENEKKKLKKENRNVHQLYKNLYNKEGYNDTINESSVYEYNNVERDSCQINKENKICDNKETYLYNNKEIQDEYEEEVQKRNNSSSNNISVSTQSYRKDYKNLLIYMFENNVFLNEKKKRKKQKGIKIKINSFIEDLLLNIELDDAYICFFFLIFIDIYKFLSTGFNLSTLHLYPKPSPYIVSYKNENKKKKIKGHEYVENNESKSIHRKKKIMCSKTEEEKHIKEQISMKCTRSQYKNSTHNNNNNNIHNNSSINCKENTSISIEENVFKRERIHYDEEIIEENVQLINEEDNEKHWVQKKKKIIRRSSVLEQSKYIKGKLKEQKNKIITNINEVLKLDNKPFHVSFKVNNGNFIIFTDVEKVSHPIIMWSNNFVFSFSLFNKCIVFRKIYAIDSKVKRINYVLSSHVHYKYNSIKKRNNKSNNNNNNSVNNKDNNSMKNNNNNNNSKNNNNKIFDPKNISNPLHNYHKKKILLCDNLNVMGEAVYESVDTRTEDYKLKSSVVRKDNNSPFITVFELDINIGNFDIRLSNDDVEILLKASSTLFGDVPSSFTNIVVGPVIPPLTFIHKKIKNKFMQNNIYYISTTVKEETEMLCESDLQITSINLLKKRRKKIIRKKEKKDARNRIEMERNENHQINDEVNMNEKKSVLDCHIDEKKIGQDEYNELSNKDEIYSDSSNMMEYVYYKKVSDVSSSTNTLSYSNTSLSELHGEKKILYKRDMKYDDISDINNNSSSNNNNNNNNNNNNNQTQSYRDIKINIKLHNVMCTFIDDIRNSIVPILRMIFSMNISINLYTHECSYNISDLNSKLEYFNNCIGEWEPFLEKCNISLDIHNIFPNDEYDEDKEGNKSPISIIKINSIKALWFNITPQLINLLFLFVPVFSEKVSNGLRKNGKKDIDHYNNKDNKYVSECIKNDILMNDMNNKLNVKDTSINKDLETSEQLNSLNDFSRCDSGSVELEYKNLSVKSKSIFEDCSSVFNSFPCDTDGKEANDFHLDEFLKKEENRNTYYNRKDNSVIYYVNLTSEYFYAFLMPESKIEEIMKKKKSADTKNVYKSVNEGDSTNMTIKSYKWDEKKKKVEKGYIQRENVTKGNGIKENVVKVNSIKENDIKQNDIKENLKKEHSLICSDDNSIHSEANEDYISEEDLFKMIPDLYAKIITTNELISLDRLLINEIENNSLIEKKCLYLYLIPIPPTNVVNIVHDMFSNINKRDIVLDLMITKNPKKTIENLLNYNQHKEDIRIRRNSINSNWTEHMMYDDNNKKKHIELYLKKMKMKGEEDGGSKVETENTHLLEDHKMYLLNKEMWNDYKNVKGIIKGEDKYTNSTISKTDHTSKNNNMDNNIKGNDTINSNHSDKEYGKRQDMSQNNLNGNILNVMVEGNDELLDKEKKVNKSLSLYTKECENDDNNEYVNDDEEVSCDSSSDTCEDYESTDDTNSIDERDNLNYEYYFKYNKKKKNDSNSIFSSNKFVGPFLRNTECVIINLIKNSCTSLTTSLKNSNVIHLLKPGDFVFDEKYKYNFSSKKTNEIMTNNSNTDGIMTDDSIINGSINNNNNNMCNKSIYDNTLTKQIVDKYVSKNSISINNNKHNKSSILNKENIDKINEWERRNEEMIKQTYIACKYRLKNNYLPQTSLVENVCEIISPMPNYKILFMSSTVRIINKCGIPLEFCFFDGSRNPILLTSLENRTIPINTLYPNHSDSFKNYKVSNSLNINPNIKLRQKNNNLSFTVILNHEYLLSAPECVFCGPSHVYMSFKPINVITAENEYYDIVTGGPTTNSVNNNNNNNNNNSISSSHNYYGNKSNVNDLLKKDKRGNNDLIDPMSINIENGWSDIFSSDISQGTYVKKCKYKDMNSFMSNINKSNSSGNNYFYFLVKIENKISALPAEKNLKIITIYPHVSVVNAIPAFVDIIITSDVVEDKQNDYMYEERNKIDALKNKRARLLKQCEDINSYLSKVNASKYGGSKIYSDSSSRITGNKDNSSNSNSNNSEHVYMQELNKLEREIYHIDEEIKYKKKELSSPLVKGYVNRRLNPFSIFYIYEIKKYTCLNLKMKIGNSQCEWSDKLFLVEDDEESVTRFSLHFKKYASVEVEIIKNFSGYFNSLSSILGNKQLYIFSLPRCFIDRTGLGIKAINSNKYYPVINGITLLGEHSQIDLLLPHKTYTHPNNNVNSSNNSVEDDRYNSYYKGDLKRSNRMYDKGGNHRKDYNDGNESYGNDDNVNKNAVIIDYNDIFNDFNYPSPANNSVILFKATLPPIGSYTETNVICKNFFYTFCLNTEKIKTTNIPYIISRIITVVPQFIISNKLNYPLLIKQYQNDQIQGVRANDTSPLYFTKKSSILLFQFKCLDPSRNSNEDKNQMLLGPKNVIKSNGNKYYKLNKNIYWSSVIYPSENFVGTNYMVINTGNHEKSDVYAITCIPDRGTKNIIIEKLESKKKGFIAYNNSSIAKYLKIRTFHDDTRHMKLQDEENYIEKNMFLSNFLKPTDMEHYFNIEPNKYSYLGWVNPFIYVTRNVQIEIVLEDLKIIPKSPFVLKFAIYNYSQKTYYINYYNFTFIICIEYIEDLITIKLSHKLNISSNVLDRSTYYYMMNNKSNITNGIAYANNSHNNIRSIKHMNSCDNSVTSNNDVKVGINKKKKYMEMENQVSIEKYNIINGKDISNEGNNIDKNSENSLSLSKNSAYAHKQMMIDHDEYHYVKYIDEKDGGTGSYKNNSICSSTNNYYKNESVKVISNTYKNVHIIINVTQIGVSIISNILKEEVFFIELSKLCALFYMKNEEEVIDIKITDVQIDCQLESCEKCVLLANRGISSSNNNNSSRNNMITAGDISGSNSVYQNYRDENKSFTNNENDILRFKKTFDRNSDDKINYMNPLYDNNNNNNNKNRGSTTNSGSNNNNNSNSVLNKNMSANEEKIFLNIYVERSFISHNDVIFKKIQVSLDDVEIEMDAETLNGINLLTAEYIESLSIVQKKNLLYEEIQKWTILPVYVNYKSPEIPLAINIQYMQIDKFTLIVWCSFLLDKMHMMSDLLRIGLRILMVSGKLELLGAPVTLNQEIFNNIRVSIKSFYALLKDKYSHSILACLGFIVGYSSLINIPKIPLEIGRNTIGLAVYAVDNVSVGIGSFLSNLTFDSEYINRRQKERTFKTNTNMKEGLISAVKNIGEGVLSLSNIVTKPIEGAQKEGFGGFFKGIGKGVAGSLVKPLDKVGQAVSDVTRGIKAEVSKPIGGHKYKTKRHRKPRMLWGEYGKLKEYNINEAELRECLGLKFSKNIMKCLTVHKQENYPPSHYALLLYPKVIIYANLYANTNAQKNDFLLSEKKTDIVIWSIKIEDITEIRASSHGLIVRTNTSTNTVYKIPCNNAILINKIYRELHNSKNSINSTVILGANNSALYKYL